GGACCCGGTCGGCGGGGATGTGGAAGTCGGTCGCGCCCGGGCGCAGCACGGTCACGCCCGCGCCGCTCAGCGTCAGCTCGGCCCGGCTGCGCGCGCCGAGGCCGCGGGCCACGATGCGGTCCAGCCACTGCCCGGCGGTGGTGGTGCCGTGGTAGCGGCCGGCCAGTGCCAGGCGCGCCCCTGGCGGGTCCTCGGGCGCGGGAGTCAGCTCGGGCAGGTCGTCCTGGAGCACGGCTCGCCACTTCCAGCCCTCGCGCATGAGCCAGTAGACCAGCGCGAGGAACAGCAGGATGCCCACGATCCAGCCGATGCGC
Above is a genomic segment from Streptomyces marincola containing:
- a CDS encoding PH-like domain-containing protein; protein product: MTSAPLLRLAADGELERRSQEVTDWAARIGWIVGILLFLALVYWLMREGWKWRAVLQDDLPELTPAPEDPPGARLALAGRYHGTTTAGQWLDRIVARGLGARSRAELTLSGAGVTVLRPGATDFHIPADRVRGARLDKGIAGKVLTEGGLLVITWEHGGRLLDSGFRADRPAEHAAWVGELGAFDPYEGSLVGHTRNTPEEGAP